The Calypte anna isolate BGI_N300 unplaced genomic scaffold, bCalAnn1_v1.p scaffold_82_arrow_ctg1, whole genome shotgun sequence genome has a window encoding:
- the LOC103534080 gene encoding E3 ubiquitin-protein ligase KCMF1 — protein sequence MFHPGRGLGGPRARRSNMHFTSSSTGGLSTSQSSYSPSNRETMDPIAELLSQLSGVRRSAGQLNSSGPSASQLQQLQMQLQLERQHAQAARQQLETARNATRRTNTSSIPTTLTQSIAATNASNTEHNHQTIQNSQFLLMRLNDPKMSEAERQSKESERADRSLFVQELLLSTLMREESSSSDEDERGEIADFGAMGCVDIMPLDVALENLNLKESNKGNEPPL from the exons ATGTTTCACCCAGGCCGGGGTTTGGGAGGCCCCCGTGCACGTAGATCAAACATGCACTTTACTAGCAGTTCCACTGGTGGGCTTTCAACTTCTCAGAGTTCCTACTCTCCAAGCAATAGAGAGACCATGGATCCTATAGCTG AGCTTTTATCTCAGTTATCAGGCGTGAGACGTTCTGCAGGACAGCTCAATTCTTCTGGCCCTTCTGCTTCTCAGttacagcagctgcagatgcaACTGCAGTTGGAGCGACAGCATGCACAAGCAGCAAGACAACAACTGGAGACTGCACGCAATGCAACTAGACGCACTAACACAAGCAGCATCCCCACCACTCTTACACAGTCTATAGCAGCAACCAATGCATCTAACACAGAACACAATCATCAGACTATACAGAATTCCCAGTTTCTTCTTATGAG GTTGAATGATCCTAAGATGTCAGAAGCAGAGCGTCAGTCAAAGGAAAGTGAACGGGCAGACCGCAGTTTGTTTGTTCAAGAACTTCTACTGTCCACTTTGATGCGGGAAGAAAGTTCCTCCTCAGATGAGGATGAACGGGGAGAGATTGCTGATTTTGGTGCTATGGGCTGTGTAGATATTATGCCTCTAGATGTTGCTTTAGAAAACCTAAATTTGAAAGAGAGTAATAAAGGAAATGAGCCTCCTCTTTGA